A single genomic interval of Brevibacillus brevis harbors:
- a CDS encoding response regulator transcription factor, with protein MSTILLVDDEPQILEILSSYLQKEGYHVLTAQTGKEAVEMATTISLTCIILDLMLPDLSGEEVCVQIRKESRVPILMLTAKSGEADRIRGLTIGADDYLIKPFSPRELVARVRAVMRRAGDYSTLSDFIEVGDLTISMNEKRVTKNGVALEVTPNEYRLLTTLVRYPGRTWGREELVREVMGFDFEGYDRTIDTHIKNLRQKIEADPKQPEYIKTVYGLGYRFDDPMKK; from the coding sequence ATGTCTACCATTTTGCTAGTCGATGATGAGCCGCAAATCTTAGAAATATTGTCCTCCTATCTGCAAAAGGAAGGCTATCATGTTCTGACCGCCCAAACAGGGAAGGAAGCAGTGGAAATGGCCACGACGATTTCATTGACCTGTATCATTTTGGACCTGATGCTTCCTGATCTGAGCGGGGAAGAAGTCTGCGTCCAAATTCGCAAAGAGTCGCGTGTCCCGATCTTGATGCTAACGGCGAAAAGTGGAGAGGCGGATCGGATTCGCGGGCTTACAATTGGTGCTGATGATTATTTAATCAAGCCCTTTAGCCCGAGAGAACTCGTAGCACGTGTTCGAGCTGTCATGCGTCGTGCAGGCGATTATTCAACACTCTCCGATTTCATCGAGGTGGGCGACTTGACCATATCGATGAATGAGAAGAGAGTCACGAAAAATGGAGTCGCTTTGGAGGTTACGCCAAATGAATACCGCTTGCTTACAACGCTTGTCCGTTATCCGGGGAGAACGTGGGGCAGGGAGGAGCTTGTGCGTGAAGTCATGGGCTTTGATTTCGAAGGGTACGACCGAACCATTGATACACATATCAAAAATCTTCGCCAAAAGATCGAGGCAGACCCGAAGCAACCGGAGTATATCAAGACGGTGTATGGATTGGGCTATCGCTTTGACGATCCCATGAAGAAGTGA
- a CDS encoding TVP38/TMEM64 family protein produces MDWITNIEALAEWIRSLGMLGIIGSILLNIVISVAGVLPSIFLSGANAVVFGLYGGFLISLTGEVAGACIAFYLYRYTIKKADRREKMKSFKWVHAINGTTSFRKCVAIVLLRLNPMMPSGLINLGAALTNITFAQFLVATLLGKIPSMVFETFVGHDLITFSENKFRLLFALLAGALVFLLFWKKGKGQTQEE; encoded by the coding sequence ATGGATTGGATAACAAATATAGAAGCCCTGGCAGAGTGGATTCGTTCTTTGGGGATGCTGGGGATTATCGGTAGTATTTTATTGAACATCGTGATCAGCGTGGCAGGTGTATTGCCGTCCATTTTTTTATCGGGTGCGAATGCGGTCGTATTTGGCTTGTACGGAGGGTTCTTGATTTCTTTGACGGGAGAGGTGGCTGGTGCTTGCATTGCCTTCTACCTTTACCGCTACACGATCAAAAAAGCAGATCGGCGCGAAAAGATGAAATCGTTCAAATGGGTACATGCCATCAATGGAACGACGAGTTTTCGCAAATGTGTTGCCATCGTTTTGCTCCGATTGAATCCGATGATGCCTTCCGGACTAATCAATTTAGGTGCGGCTTTGACGAATATCACCTTCGCGCAATTTTTAGTAGCGACCTTGCTTGGAAAAATACCGTCAATGGTTTTTGAAACATTCGTCGGTCATGATCTGATTACTTTTAGTGAAAACAAGTTTCGCTTGCTTTTTGCCTTGCTGGCAGGTGCTCTCGTCTTTTTGCTTTTCTGGAAAAAAGGAAAGGGTCAAACACAAGAGGAGTAG
- a CDS encoding M14 family zinc carboxypeptidase produces the protein MNFQHVIDKVPDYKVFLTVDEMDESTRKLAEEFPDAVTVFEAGKSRDGHPIQCIKIGDGPKNALCFACPHPNEPIGAMTMEYLSRALAEDKALRDELGFTWYIIKCADPDGTRLNENWFKGPYNIFNYIRNYYRPVGYEQVEWTFPFEYKEYRFDEPLPETQVLMKIIDETRPEFMYSLHNGGLCGAYWYISHDFPELYEGFHNSARKEDVPLDLGEPETPFATEFAPAIFSLNGQDEYYDYMEKHTGKPPTLDVGADSHTYASSKADCVTLITELPYFFDPRIEDQSDSDISRREALLTEADQSEAFFEMLEGLVGGIRSYISQDNPFFKLMDPSSPARKERNEVQRKWAMSDPEFEKPAKGSQVFSSFVVSKFYRGLSLGLAVRTCEFELERLAKEGSKDQEAITKLKAVLQEGLRQLRQYTDELERELNYTVIPIQKLVRIQLECGLLVSNHISKNR, from the coding sequence ATGAATTTTCAACATGTGATTGATAAGGTGCCAGACTACAAGGTTTTTCTAACAGTAGATGAAATGGATGAAAGCACCAGAAAGCTGGCCGAAGAGTTTCCTGATGCTGTAACCGTATTTGAGGCGGGAAAGTCCCGCGATGGACACCCCATTCAATGTATCAAAATCGGAGACGGGCCCAAAAATGCGTTATGCTTTGCCTGCCCGCATCCTAACGAGCCAATTGGCGCGATGACGATGGAATATCTCTCCCGCGCATTGGCAGAGGACAAGGCTCTGCGCGACGAGCTGGGCTTCACGTGGTACATCATCAAATGTGCTGACCCTGATGGTACGCGACTAAATGAAAATTGGTTTAAAGGACCATACAATATTTTTAACTACATTAGAAATTACTATAGACCTGTCGGCTACGAGCAGGTTGAATGGACTTTTCCGTTTGAATATAAAGAATATCGCTTTGACGAACCATTGCCTGAAACGCAAGTGCTCATGAAAATCATAGACGAGACTAGACCTGAGTTTATGTATTCTCTACACAATGGGGGGTTATGCGGTGCTTATTGGTATATTTCGCACGATTTTCCAGAATTATACGAGGGATTTCACAATTCAGCAAGGAAGGAAGACGTGCCTTTAGATCTAGGAGAACCAGAGACGCCATTTGCGACAGAGTTTGCTCCGGCCATTTTCAGTTTAAACGGGCAAGACGAATACTATGATTATATGGAGAAACATACAGGAAAACCCCCGACACTTGATGTGGGGGCAGACAGCCACACATACGCCTCTTCGAAAGCGGATTGTGTAACATTAATTACCGAGCTGCCATATTTTTTCGATCCACGAATAGAGGATCAGAGTGACTCAGATATCTCCCGCAGAGAGGCACTTCTGACCGAAGCAGATCAAAGTGAGGCTTTTTTTGAAATGCTGGAGGGACTTGTGGGTGGCATACGGTCCTATATTTCGCAGGATAACCCGTTTTTCAAGTTGATGGACCCCTCTTCCCCGGCACGCAAAGAAAGGAACGAAGTACAGAGAAAATGGGCAATGAGCGATCCTGAATTTGAAAAGCCGGCAAAGGGTTCCCAAGTTTTCAGCAGTTTCGTGGTATCGAAGTTTTATCGAGGATTGAGCTTAGGACTAGCGGTCCGCACTTGCGAATTTGAGCTAGAGCGGCTAGCAAAGGAAGGCTCAAAGGACCAAGAGGCAATTACAAAACTGAAAGCAGTGCTGCAAGAAGGGCTTCGCCAATTGCGACAGTATACGGATGAGCTGGAACGAGAACTAAACTATACAGTTATTCCCATTCAGAAATTGGTACGTATTCAGTTGGAATGCGGTTTACTAGTCTCCAATCACATCAGCAAGAATCGGTAG
- a CDS encoding LysE family translocator, translating to MFDWTTMGAFLAVVIGLFLIPGPAVLLTATRTVQGGRKAGIMAGLGIATGDFIHTIFAAVGLSAILMTSAWAFNLVKFVGAAYLVYLGVRAMLEKPVDPELPKVTPLPPLQSYGQAILAELLNPKTALFFLAFLPQFVHPERGGAIFQFLVLGLIFAILGFFYTALIAISIRPLGHLVKRISWLGRWSGKIVGSVYILLGLKVALQER from the coding sequence ATGTTTGATTGGACTACCATGGGAGCATTTTTGGCTGTTGTGATCGGCCTCTTTTTAATTCCGGGACCCGCTGTCTTGTTAACTGCCACGCGTACCGTACAGGGAGGGCGTAAAGCAGGGATCATGGCAGGGCTGGGCATTGCCACCGGTGATTTCATTCATACGATTTTTGCAGCGGTCGGACTATCCGCGATATTGATGACATCTGCATGGGCATTCAATCTCGTAAAATTTGTGGGAGCCGCTTACTTGGTCTATTTAGGGGTTCGGGCCATGCTTGAAAAACCGGTTGACCCAGAACTGCCAAAAGTAACACCGTTGCCACCGCTGCAATCGTATGGGCAAGCCATCCTCGCAGAACTACTGAACCCAAAGACGGCGTTGTTCTTTCTGGCGTTTCTGCCGCAATTCGTACATCCGGAGCGTGGGGGAGCCATTTTCCAATTCCTTGTCCTGGGACTGATTTTCGCCATCTTGGGATTCTTTTACACCGCGCTGATTGCGATCAGTATCAGACCATTAGGGCATCTGGTGAAACGAATTTCCTGGCTGGGCCGCTGGAGTGGCAAAATCGTAGGTTCTGTGTACATCTTATTGGGATTAAAAGTAGCGCTGCAAGAGAGATAA
- a CDS encoding ABC transporter substrate-binding protein yields the protein MVKKKQRFHGIILGLIIMICTSLVVACSTQSTTPEPNQQPEADKPKTGGTITVAYASEADTLDVHKSVGNDMGVTWNMGGSLVYKDPVTKEFKPNLASEFKISEDGKTYTFTIRSGVTFHDGTPLTAKSFKDTFERIKNPKTKAKLAGIVMMPVKTVSAPDDKTLILELHEPNVSILEDLGTGVTQPLSMKAIEKYGEEYGRNPVGMGPWKFESWKAGEGVTLVRNEAFKWAMPLDENQGPPRADKLVIKTIPDKSVMLAALENGTIDVAFDVPAKDIKKYRNNPKYQVLELLRAGIPLSLYMNLTKPEFQDIQVRKAFNMLVNKQAMVHAVLMGEGEVAQSLLSPSTLGYDKSLEKYGYQYNVEEAKKLLDAAGWKLNGEGLREKDGKVFTLSFLSSARFEMQAQLLQAMLGEVGIKATIQNLEESAFSDGQMKGNFDVTMVTYSYDDPDALYQSFHSSQIGAGFNISGLKDGKLDALLTKGRATAETEARKQVYVDTQKHLLEQAYVVPIYSDKLFVVVSSRVKGVKWTSYSPNFQDSWVEK from the coding sequence ATGGTAAAGAAGAAACAGAGATTTCATGGCATTATTTTAGGATTAATAATTATGATATGTACGTCGTTGGTGGTTGCATGCAGCACACAATCAACCACACCTGAACCAAATCAACAGCCAGAGGCTGACAAACCAAAGACAGGCGGAACCATCACTGTGGCTTACGCAAGTGAAGCAGATACCTTAGATGTTCACAAGTCAGTTGGCAACGATATGGGTGTTACTTGGAATATGGGTGGATCGCTGGTCTACAAGGATCCTGTTACAAAAGAATTCAAACCTAATCTCGCAAGTGAATTCAAGATTTCAGAGGATGGAAAAACGTACACCTTTACCATTCGTTCTGGTGTTACGTTTCACGATGGGACACCTCTGACTGCCAAGAGTTTTAAAGATACCTTTGAACGCATTAAGAATCCGAAAACAAAAGCAAAACTGGCGGGAATAGTTATGATGCCGGTGAAGACCGTCAGTGCCCCTGATGATAAAACCCTCATCCTTGAATTACATGAACCCAATGTGTCGATTCTTGAAGATTTAGGCACTGGTGTAACTCAACCGCTATCCATGAAGGCCATTGAAAAATATGGTGAGGAATATGGACGAAATCCTGTGGGAATGGGTCCATGGAAGTTTGAGAGCTGGAAGGCTGGCGAGGGGGTTACATTGGTTCGCAATGAAGCCTTTAAGTGGGCCATGCCGCTCGATGAAAATCAAGGACCGCCAAGAGCTGATAAACTGGTGATCAAAACAATTCCAGATAAAAGTGTTATGTTGGCCGCTTTGGAAAACGGTACCATCGATGTTGCATTCGATGTACCCGCAAAAGATATCAAGAAGTATCGAAATAACCCAAAATATCAGGTTCTGGAACTCTTACGGGCTGGGATACCTCTTAGTTTATATATGAACTTGACAAAACCGGAGTTCCAGGATATCCAAGTCCGAAAAGCATTCAATATGCTGGTTAATAAACAAGCAATGGTCCATGCGGTTTTGATGGGTGAAGGAGAAGTTGCCCAATCGTTGTTATCCCCTTCAACATTGGGGTATGATAAGTCATTGGAAAAATACGGGTACCAATACAATGTGGAAGAAGCAAAGAAACTCCTTGACGCTGCTGGATGGAAGCTAAACGGAGAAGGCCTGAGAGAAAAGGATGGAAAAGTATTTACCCTTTCCTTTTTGAGTTCGGCTAGGTTTGAGATGCAGGCTCAGTTGTTGCAAGCTATGCTGGGCGAGGTGGGTATCAAAGCTACCATTCAAAATTTAGAGGAGTCAGCGTTTAGTGATGGACAAATGAAAGGAAATTTTGATGTGACGATGGTTACATATAGTTACGATGACCCTGATGCTTTATACCAAAGTTTCCACTCTAGCCAAATTGGTGCTGGCTTTAACATAAGTGGTCTAAAAGACGGCAAGCTGGATGCCTTATTAACAAAAGGACGTGCAACCGCTGAAACAGAAGCCAGAAAACAGGTATATGTAGATACCCAAAAACATCTCCTTGAGCAAGCATACGTTGTTCCCATCTATAGTGACAAGCTCTTTGTGGTAGTAAGCTCGCGAGTAAAAGGCGTGAAATGGACGTCTTATTCCCCCAATTTCCAAGATAGCTGGGTAGAAAAATAA
- a CDS encoding HAMP domain-containing sensor histidine kinase yields the protein MKHIWVKLAFVIMAVGACAVLFSSLLSVKEMDVHFSMYANEVRNQHNQEISRVALQAYQDNQGWGPEAYHKLEAVSEVLGLHITLLDQQQQVKNEWGKRPVHTSNYSVDKIPLVSKGVMIGQLVISHDDRGAYMTLESHFQWAHKNTTSWTMAVLLILVIIISIPLARTMVRPVVQVSTAAQRVARGNLSIRVPEPRGMDEVTSLVAAFNNLVQSLEHQEELRKRLTSDIAHELRTPLNTLLAQVEGMIDGIWEATPKNLESTRSEVLRLSRLVRDLDQVIQVESGSLQMRSEEVELREVVKEVTESMSATFARAQVNFHFKGDHAVWIKGDRQRLAQIVANLLTNACKHTPAGGEVVVTVDKPSTMVRLQVKDSGTGIDQKDLPYVFERFYRGDRSRARESGGAGLGLTIVKGIVEAHKGIISLDSRVGEGTSITILFPPQAHEGEKKA from the coding sequence ATGAAGCATATTTGGGTAAAGCTCGCCTTTGTGATCATGGCAGTCGGCGCATGCGCTGTTCTTTTTTCCTCGTTGTTATCCGTAAAGGAAATGGATGTTCATTTTTCCATGTATGCCAATGAAGTGAGAAATCAGCATAACCAAGAAATATCCCGTGTCGCACTCCAGGCGTATCAGGACAATCAAGGCTGGGGACCGGAAGCCTATCATAAGCTTGAAGCGGTATCTGAGGTCTTGGGATTGCACATCACACTCCTCGATCAACAACAACAAGTGAAGAACGAGTGGGGCAAACGTCCAGTCCATACGAGCAATTACAGTGTAGACAAGATTCCCCTTGTCAGTAAGGGGGTCATGATTGGGCAACTGGTGATTAGCCACGATGATCGCGGTGCGTATATGACCTTGGAAAGTCATTTTCAATGGGCGCATAAAAACACAACGTCATGGACGATGGCTGTGCTGCTCATCCTGGTCATTATCATCAGTATACCGCTCGCTCGAACCATGGTGCGTCCCGTCGTACAAGTGAGTACCGCAGCCCAACGAGTCGCGCGAGGCAATCTGTCGATACGCGTACCGGAGCCTCGTGGCATGGATGAGGTTACGTCATTGGTCGCTGCTTTTAACAACCTGGTCCAAAGCCTTGAGCACCAGGAGGAACTGCGCAAGCGACTGACCTCCGATATTGCCCATGAATTGCGAACACCATTGAATACCTTGCTGGCGCAAGTAGAGGGAATGATCGACGGCATATGGGAAGCAACTCCCAAAAATCTCGAAAGCACAAGGTCTGAGGTACTGCGTTTGAGCCGTCTCGTCCGCGATTTAGATCAGGTGATCCAGGTGGAGTCGGGCTCCTTGCAAATGCGCAGTGAAGAAGTGGAACTGCGTGAGGTTGTCAAAGAAGTCACGGAGTCCATGAGTGCTACGTTTGCCCGTGCGCAAGTGAATTTTCACTTCAAAGGCGATCACGCTGTCTGGATTAAAGGGGACAGGCAGAGACTGGCACAAATCGTTGCCAATTTGTTGACGAATGCCTGCAAGCATACGCCAGCGGGAGGAGAAGTCGTAGTCACGGTAGACAAACCGAGTACGATGGTCCGTTTGCAAGTGAAGGACAGCGGCACGGGCATCGATCAAAAGGACCTCCCGTACGTCTTTGAGCGCTTTTATCGGGGAGATCGCTCGCGAGCAAGGGAAAGCGGTGGAGCAGGATTGGGGTTGACGATTGTGAAAGGGATTGTGGAGGCGCACAAGGGAATCATCTCGTTGGATAGCAGAGTGGGGGAGGGAACGTCCATCACGATTTTGTTTCCGCCACAAGCTCATGAAGGCGAAAAGAAAGCCTAA